A window of the Lepisosteus oculatus isolate fLepOcu1 chromosome 14, fLepOcu1.hap2, whole genome shotgun sequence genome harbors these coding sequences:
- the LOC138243133 gene encoding zona pellucida sperm-binding protein 3-like, with amino-acid sequence MLSCFNTVLWFTYFTPVAIERDVNLAMRSFLFMLCLCTGAGLPALVSAGPAGWDSRELALQADLPAPEDAAQLEDLNLADAPSEDLSASENDSQSLAPDFRRLPVSRDAYSPYFDKEKMKPEAGSRPLPAYIKSVLFPPQRGRQPARPAIGGTRGVAVWCDSSRMYVRVSRLLFGFSCRPSEVTLGNCSVSRTTRSYFYFIYGLHECGTERSVVQGRLVYSNTLRYAPPSSSAPVHRFIPFSVPVKCSYNRFHYSYKVGYVPTWARRRTFFKDLKNKHSFVLLTTNSRWVRLSPKDEYFLGQPMYFQATAYFATAEQRLYIHSCYVTEKPDQHSQPRFPVIDNLGCMVDSKADGCLSRFVPSKQKDVLRFTIDAFLFQKKLSRKHEVTELYMHCVMAVAPAKATPGTKSCTYNREAKRWEELYGDHEVCACCESRCAGSRNEGTRSLVTSSRVAVAPVEAPLDVGADWTEDEEGDPRSSSEDAESTSEDVAGADDFGDVGQWTGA; translated from the exons atgctttcttgcttcaacacagttttgtggtttacttattttactccTGTAGCAATTGAGCGGGACGTTAATTTGGCGATGCGCTCGTTTCTCTTTATGCTGTGCCTGTGCACAGGGGCCGGGCTCCCCGCACTGGTTTCTGCcgggccggctggctgggactctcgggaattggcgctccaggccgacctcccggctcctgaagacgcagcccagttagaggacttgaacctggcagatgcgccctccgaagacctgtctgcaagcgagaacgactcgcagtccttggctcccgactttcgccgccttcccgtgtccagagacgcgtactcgccctacttcgacaaggagaagatgaagcccgaagccggcagccgccccttacccgcctacatcaaaagcgtcctgtttcctccccagcgagggcggcagccggctcgcccggccatcgggggcacccgaggagtggctgtgtggtgcgactccagcaggatgtacgtgagggtcagtcggctcctgttcggcttcagctgtcggccatcggaggtgaccttgggcaactgcagcgtcagccgaaccacacgcagttacttctacttcatctacgGGCTTCACGAGTGCGGCACCGAGCGATCG gttgtccagggccgcctggtgtactccaacactctccgctatgccccgccctcctccagtgcacctgtgcatcgcttcattcccttctctgtgccggtcaagtgctcctacaacag gttccactactcctacaaggttggctatgtccccacgtgggccaggagaaggaccttcttcaaggacctgaagaacaaacacagctttgtgctgctcaccaccaact cccgctgggtccggctctctcctaaggatgagtacttcctgggtcagcccatgtacttccaggccactgcctactttgccacagCAGAGCAGAGGCTGTACATCCACTCGTGTTACGTAACGGAGAAACCAGACCAGCACTCCCAGCCCCGTTTCCCCGTGATCGACAACTTGGG gtgcatggtggacagcaaggcagatggctgcctgtccaggtttgtcccctccaagcagaaggatgtgctccgcttcacaattgatgccttcctcttccagaagaagctgtccaggaag catgaagtgactgagctgtacatgcactgtgtcatggctgtggctcctgctaaagcaacaccagggaccaagtcctgcacctacaacagggaggctaagag gtgggaggagctgtatggtgaccatgaggtctgtgcctgctgtgagtccaggtgtgctggcagtcggaatgaag gtaccaggagcctggtgaccagtagtcgggtggctgtggcaccagtagaagctcctctggatgtgggagctgactggactgaggatgaggaAGGAGACCCTCGGAGCTCCAGTGAAGATGCTGAGAGCACCAGTGAGGATGTGGCGGGAGCAGATGactttggagatgttggccagtggacag gtgcctga